The window GTGAATAGTCAAGCTATTTGGCAGGGAGTGCTGGGTGAAATTGAGGTTTCAATTCCGCCATCGTCATTTTCGACCTGGTTTAAGTCGACCGAGCTTGACATTATATCTGCTAATGAGGTGGCCGTCCTATCACCCAACCCCTTCGTGTTGACACAGCTGGAAAAACGCTACTATCAGCGCATCGCTGACGGCTTGAAGCGAAGCGGCCTTGCGGTCTCGACGATTCATTTTCGACCCAAAAAAACAGCTGCTCGAAAGCAGCGCCTCAGCCGTGATGAACCAAATTCAGCGGCCGCCACCCAACCGATCATCAAGCAGTCTAAAAAATCAGCAACCAACCTCAACCCGCGCTATACCTTTGACAACTTCATCGTTGGCTCGAGTAATGACTTGGCGCACGCCGCCTGTCAAGCAATTGCCGCTAGTCCTGGCACCAAATATAACCCGCTTTATCTCTATGGCGGTTCGGGGCTTGGCAAGACCCATTTAATGCAGGCCGTTGGTAACGAGATTATTAAGCGCCAACCCTCCGCCCGCGTACTATATACCACCACCGAGACCTTTGTGAGTGAATTTCTCGACTCGATTCGCTTCAAGAAAAAAGGATTTTCCGATAAATATCGTAACGTCGATGTCCTGATCGTTGACGATATGCAGTTTATCGCCAATAAGGAAAAAACTCAGGACGAGTTCTTTCACACCTTTAACGACCTACACCAAAACGACAAGCAAATTATCATCAGCTCTGACAAGCCGCCCAAAAGCATCCCTACCCTGACCGACCGCCTGCGCAGTCGCTTTGAGTGGGGCATGACGATTGACGTGCAGATGCCCGATTATGAAACTCGCTGCGCTATCGTTACTGCCAAGGCCGGCCTGAGCAATGTCGAATTATCCGCTGATGTCGTTGAATATCTCGCCACCAATTTCAAGACCAATATTCGCGAACTTGAGGGGGCGCTCAATCAACTCCTCGCCTACGCCGAGATGCAGAACATCACGCCCGATGCCGAAACCGCCGAGGGGCTGCTCGGTAATATCAAGCGCTCTCGCCCGCAACATATCACCGCCAAGCAAATTATCGACAAAACTGCTCGCCACTTTGGCGTTGAGGTCAAGGATGTGTGTTCACCAAAGCGCGATAAATACATCATGCAGCCACGCCAAATTGCCATGTACCTGCTGCGCAGCGAGCTCAAGATGAGCTTTCCAAAAATTGCCCAAGAGCTTGGCCGCAAAGACCACACCACCGCCATTCATTCGGTTGACAAAATTAGCAAGGAGATGCTTATCAGCGTCAACATTCGTGAACAAATTAATGACATCCGAGACAAACTCTATGTGTAAAACCTGGGTAAAACGTGCGCATAACCAGCGACAAACTTGTGAACGACTATCCACCACCTTGGCCGTGCGCAGACAAACCTCACACCACCGCATGGATAATCAGCATATTATCCACGACATGATACACAGCCAATCCACTACTTTTTCCACCGGCACAGCACTGTTACCACCCCTGTTTGAACACAATATTTACCCAGTTTCCACAGCACCTATTATTACTAACCACTGAATAAAAATAAGAAAAGGATTATAATAAGAATATGAAGCTCACCGTCACCCAAGAAAACCTCGCCAGAGCCCTCGCTAATGTCGGGCGCATCGCCGCCAGTCGTAACGAACTGGCGATACTGAATAACATTTTATTACGAACCGATGGCTCTCGGCTGGTCGTAGCGGCGACGAATCTGGAGATCGCCTCTACCCAGTATGTTGGCGCCAAGGTCGAGAGGCCCGGCTCGATAACTATCCCAGCCCGACTAGTGAGCGAGTTTGTCGCCAGCCTGCCAAGTGGTACGGTCGAGTTGGAGGTTAAGGACGAGCATCTACATCTGACCGCAGACAAGTTTTCATCCGTTATTAATGGTGTCGTGGCGGATGAGTTTCCGGAGCTACCGACAGTGGATGAGCAGACGGCGGTGCGACTGGATATGAGTGCCGATGAGCTAAAAAAGGCAGTTTCGCAAACCATTATCGCGACGTCTAGTGATGCCACGCGGGCGGTGTTAACTGGTGTGTACTGGCATACCTATAATGGTGAGTTGTATCTAGCGGCCACGGACGGTTATCGGTTGGCGGAGAAACGGCTGATGAGATTTGACGGTGAAATTACCGCCATCGTGCCAGCATCGACACTCCAGGAGGTGCTGCGGAGTCTCGATACCGAAACAAGTGACGTAAGTTTGTTTTTTGATGAAACACAGGTCGGGTTTCGGACGGATCATCTAGAGATCGTGAGTCGGCTGATCGATGGCAAATTTCCCGACTATCGTCAACTGATTCCTAAACTCGCCGAGACCGAGGTGGTAATTAGAAAAGCCGATTTCCTGCGCATCACCAAGGTTGCCAGTCTCTTTGCGCGCGAATCGGGTGGCGGCATTACCCTCAAGGCTAGTCACGAGCAAGCGCTACTATCAATCCATTCAATTGCTTCGGAGCTCGGTGAGAATACCTCTGAGGCTAGTGCCGAGGTGTCGAGCGACGGCGAGATTACGCTCAATTCTCGTTATCTGATCGAGTCACTTGGCGCCACTGATGGCGAGACTGTCACCTTCTCGTTTAACGGCAAACTGTCGCCATGCGTCATCCGCGAGCAGACCCCCACGCCAGATTGTATGCATATTGTTATGCCGTTGAAGCGCTAGGCTAGTTGAGTGATCGACCGTCTTGAGTAATGGCAATTCGTCGACTATTATCGTAATCAATAGTGATATTGTAGGCTAATTTATCCTCAACAGTAATAGTAAATGATAGCGTATTTTTTCCTGATGATGTATCACGTACGATATCTTTTATCGTTGTTTGTGTAGCGATACGTGATAGTTTGTGGTCATAAGAATAATCGCTCATGATTAGCTTCTCAATGTAGTCAGTGTCATTGCCGGTTAGTTGGTTAGATAATGAATTGCCGTACTGATCATTTTGGCCGCTCCAGTTGACAACTAGATACGGGCTTCGTAGTCCACGCATTCGTGAAAAGTCATCATTACAGCCAAAATAACCGTATATTAGCTGATCAGTTGGTAGGCATGAAACGGTTGTACCATATTGATACTGGGCATCCTCGTCAAGATTGGTTTTTTGTGACCACGTATATTCAACGAGATACGACTGCTGTAGGCTTTTAATATCAACAATGAAGTTAACGGTGTGGATGTCTTTCGCTTGATCACGAGTCTGCTTGAATGACCCATCACGAATAAGGATGTCTTTAATGGAATTGTCCGGCAAATTGCCAGCGTAATTGTTACGGATGGTGGTATATAATGCGTGACGGATTGTTTCGAGGGTTTTAGTGTCGGTCGGTTTACCATTCGTATATGTACTGAGGTTTTCAATATGCATTTCTCCGCCAAGAGGGTTGCGTAGCAGCAGCGTATAGGCAATCGTAGCGATAATAACAACGCCGATAAACCCCGAGATAATGAAAAGTAGTTTTTTATTATAGTGCAACATTGCCACCGCCTCCACTTGTACTTGCTCCAACATAACTTGCTACTGCCGACATGTCAACTTCTGGGTAGGCAAACTCATCTGGTAGGCGACCGAGCCACGCCTTTGTCTCGTTGATCTTACCTACGCGAATGAAACCAGATCCGCCACCCGATTGTGTACCATCACCGCGCCCCTTACCGGGACCACTACAGCTTGCTTGGCCAACGATAACAGTATCACCGTGAATGCCGAGGACGACACCAGTATGTCCATACCGCCCACCGTTCCAGCTAAATATTGCTCCAACCTTTGGTGTTTTGCCGGTTGGCACGCGCCTGTTGCTCCTTAAGTATGACACAACCGCCTCTCCATTTCCGGGTGTATAGACGCCTTTTGTAGAAGTGAACTTGTTTAAAAAGAATACAGAGAACGACACACAATTCGAGCCGCCACCATTACAATTATTCCACAGGTAACCACCCATAGCCTTCTGGCTTTCATTGTTCTTATTTTCGCCGTAATTCATCATGAATTTCTTTGCCTGCTCTTCGTTGAGGCCACCTTCGGAGATGGTGCCGCCTCCACCTCCACTATCATCACTGCAGTTAGTAGCGGCACCAGAAGCCGCTGCGGCTGCGATAGAAGGATCTGGCTCCCAGCTCATGGCTTTGTTAGCATAAGCCGCGCGAATATCGGTTCGTGGAATACCAGCACCAAAGAACTTCTTTACCATAATAGAGGTTGCCTCGTTTACGTTGCCCGAGGCCGTCATTTCGGCAAGAACGTTTTTACGTGAAGTTGGTGCAAGGTTCTGGAGTTGCCACCAGACGATAGCTAGTTGCACCTCGAGACTGGTAACATCACCCTGGACGCCAGCCTGCTGTTGCCAGTAAAGGACGGCTACACCCGGGTCCCATTGGGCGATTCCCCAGGCATCGCCCATACCAGCCGGTTTACTCGGGTTCCACGGGTGATACTTACCGCCGGCCTTGAGCGGATTTGGCTCGGAGCCTTTATTTTGACGAAGAATTGGGTTACCTTTTGACTCCTGATATAAATTACCAACGATTGCTGCTGCAACAAACTTTGGTGCACCTTTGGATATAAAATAATTAAATGCTTTCTTTAGATTATCTTCACCGACCAACTCTCCTGCGGCATCGCCCGCCCGCTGTGCGGCATTTGGTGAACAGTTTGTATCTTCAGAATTATTACTAAAAAGGATACTATTGTCTTCAAATGTCGCGCGCAGTTGGTCGGTATTTAGTTCGGCAAATACCGGTGAGCTCCCAAAAAGCAGCGAAATAATTGATATAACGATAACAACCCTTTGCAAGACTAATTTTCGTTCCATAATTTCCTCGCTCGCTCTCTCGCGTTATCCGGTAGTATGTTACCGTCAGTTGTCCGCCACGCCTCTCTGCCGGTTGAGTATGCGATGAGCTGTAAATTGCCGCGATCATCTTTCTTTAATATGACATATAATGTGCGCGATGGATTGGTGGTCGCAACATTGGCGGCAATTGCTTTCAGAAAGATCCACTCATTTTCGAAGTCAATTTTTTCGATAAATATTTGTCGCGGTGTTGTCGCAACTCGCAGGTTGGTAAAAGCAGCGGAGGCTGATTCGCGCAATATTTTTTCTGGGATTATAAGATTTTTAGTTGGTCCTGGATTTAATGGAGTGTTGTTGCGGATAACAACTAGAATAATGACGATTATCAGCGCAATCGCCGCGACGCACAGTCCGGCCATAATCATCAACGATCGCCTATCGTCACGTGGCTGCTGGGAGTAATAATTCATGCTATCTATCATAACGCTACTGGCTCCCCACTTGCGGTTCGAATGGTGACGGCGTTATCCGCGATAGTAAACTGCACGACATACGCGGCGGTGTTGTTAACAGTCACGGTGAATGATATTACCTTTTCGTCAAAAACTACATTAGTGATCGCTCCAGACACAAGGGTATCAGAGGTCGCATGTTTACTTACGTAGTGGCGAAGAATCGCTGCAACGAGTGAATTTTGGGTGTCATCATTGATGAATGCGGCCAGTGTTTTATTGGCGCTATTCTTCGTATCCCACCCGCTGAGGATCAGCTGCTGCGCTGTTGGCTGGCCACTGCCGCCGGTTGGTCCCTCGTACTGTTTACCCTCTGATTGGTTGTTACTAGGCGATTGCGGTGGGGTCGATGGGTTGGCGGGTGGTAGCAGCAGAATGACGACAACGACTGAGGCGGAGAGTATGATGAATGATAACGTAGCAATAATTGCTGTTTTGTGTGCTAAAAGAAACTCTCTCACGATGACCGTCCTCCAACTTTTTTCGGTCCAGTGATCACCCACATACCTGTTGTGCCATCATTCTCTTCATTTTTACCCTTGTCTGCCTTTTCACCAAAGTGAAATTCGCTCGCCGCAAAGCCGGCTTTATTTTCGGTGTTGGAGCGCTTATTCGGGTCACCAACGAGGAACTTACCGTCAGCAGTTTTTCCGCGAATAAACATAATGTGACCACCCTGGATAAACGGTGTTTTCCCGCCAACTGATATAAGAACTAGGCCACCCTCGGACAGACCTCTTGAGGCATTCTCGGCGCTTGGCTGTACTTTCTTGATCGTAATACCGAACTTATCCTTAAATAGCTGAGCTTTACTTTCCCATATCCAATTCGAACCACAATGCTCACCACCCCTCTGGCCATCGTTTTGATAGAAAAACTCAGCCATTTTTTCTGGATCAACGGTTGTATTGCCGACAGTCGAGACGATAGCAGCCATAGAGGTTGGCGCGCAGCCACAATCACCAATATTACCAATGCCGTATTTTTTATTCTTCCATGGCTCTTCTGACTGATAGTACATCTTAATTTGGTCGAGATTTTCGCCGGTTTGGGAGTTTGAGGCGCTATTAGACTGGTTGCTGCCGACAAGCTCTTCGTCGTCTTCGCCGTTAATGGAATTTTGGATCTGATAATCCATCAAGAAGACGGAGATGGCAGCAAGGGCTTTGCCGTCAGCAGTATCAACGGAGCCAAAGTCGGTGTCAGCGCTTGTCTTGCCATTTTCACCTTCGACAACAGGGCGATAGCCGCCACTGGAGATCTTGCCAGTACTTTGCCTGGTACTAGATTCATCAAGGACGCAGCCGGCCATATTGGTTGAGTATTCTGCCGAACTGACATCACTACAAGACTCAATAAACGACTTTAGTGGGGTATTGTCTTTTATATATCCTTTACTGACCAATGCCTCAATGTCGTCTTCTTTTTCTATATCAACACTTTCATCGATCCACCCAGCCTTTGCCAGGATCTCTCGTGCCTCCTCAACACCCATATCGTCCTGCTGCCTAGTAAAGCCGGTACACCCAGTGCCAGCAAAGTTTACTGCTGGAGTAACATCGCGGCCATTAACCTCGGACTTTAAGCCAAAGTCTTCGGCGTAACCACAGTAATTTGCCGAGTAGTTATCGCTCGCATTGGCGGTGGCTCCAAATGAAAGCGCCATTGCTGGGAGGTGGATGATATTAGAGAAGATTGATGCGAATGAATTATTGTAACTACCAGACTGGAGCATCATCTGACGCAGGTTAAAGGTGAGGCTGCCAAGGAATGTGTGGCGACTAGAGGTGTCGAATGGGCTGAGTGAGGCGATGTCGTATTCACGTTGTTGTCGCTCGTTAGCGAGACGAACTTGATTAAAACTAGAGAGGCCTTTTTTAGACAATACCGGCAGATGTTTTGCTGAATTTGCTGCTGCAAAAAATGCACCAGCCGATGTTCCGAGCATATCACCAAACTCCTTACCCTTAGCATTCGCAATGTCATTATCGCCAACGATGGCTTTGAATATCGCCTGAACAGCTGCACTTGTGGCCGCTTTGGTTATTTCGCCTATAATGACAGAGGTAATTTGAGAGATTGCAAAATCACCTACTGCCTTGACAATACCACCTATAAGCGTCTTTGCTGCCACGACTGTCACTGCTGCATCGACGGCCATGGCTGTGTACATAGCCTGGTCGCTCATGATGACGTTGCAGGCGCCCTTGGTGGCATCTTTATATTGATACATCGCTTGGATGGCTGGATGACGACGAACTTTAAGTCCGGGTGCAAATTTTTCAGATAGCGGAACTTTATTTTTATTGACGCCCATAGCAGAAAGCAGGAGTGGTGAATCAAGGGCTGACTCGGCTTTGCCATTACTGCCTTTGTGGCGAGCGGTTAACATTGTGCCAACAAACTCCATACCAGCAGCAGTCATTGCGAAGCGCGGATCAAGGCCTGAAGCCTTTTGTTGTGATCCTGGTGAGAGAACGATATTAGCTATCGGTGGGATAAGTGCCGCCATTTGCGCTCCAGCGACACCGCCAACGATAAAGTCGGGCACATGTCCAGCGATACAGGCACCTGTTGCGAGGGTATAGGCTGAGCCAGCACGCCGCGCACGCTTCAGTTTTTTGTCGGCATGCGTTTTGGCTTTGTTGCCAGACTCTTCGATGTCTGCTTGGTTTACTTTATCGTCAGCACGATATTCTTCAGATGGGGTCTTCTTTTTTTCACCGTCAGAGCCGGTTGGGCCTTGATTTTGTCGGTTATTCTTTTTGTTTTCTTCGGCCCACGTGGCCGCTCCCCCGTTTCGCTTTATGCGCTTAAACTTACTAAAGAACTTTTTGGCGAGATACTTACTTGACCAGACACGAAACCGCATGTTAAATGCACCGGATCGACCAAGGACTTTGGCGGCAAGACCACGGTTTTCTTTAGCACTTAAAAAACCGGGCAAGTCTTGAGCCTTGATATGTTTACCGTCAACGATGAACTTTTCTGGGTTACCACTGGGGTAGCCAAGCCTTTTTAGATTAAGCGGATTGCCTTTAGCATCGGCCGCTACAACGCCGTGCTTTGCGAGACGGCGTAAGCCTTTGTTTGAAATCGTGCCGGCCTTGCACTTCATCTTTTTACTATTGCAAACGCCGGGCTTTGTGATCATATTCGCCAAGTTTTTTGCGAGACGCCGTTCAGAGACAACTGAACTAGAATCGTTGCCAAGGGTTAGGTTTTCCATGAGGTTGATGAGCATTGATGCCGGACCAAATATTGAAGCCAGCAGACCACCGCCAACACCAAATAATATCATTAAACCAACAATACCGCCGCGTTTTTTAGCAAGAGCAATGAGCTTGGCACCTCGACCCTTAGGCTTGTTCCGCTTGGAGCCTCCCGGCTGATAAAAACCACTTTGTGGTCCTTGATTTGCAGCACTGTTCTCTTCGTCTGTTATTTTTTGCGCGGCAGCTTCAATGTTGGTATCTCGATTCGCCTGGTAGCCGAACGGGTCATTTTCAAGGCCATCATCTCGTAGACCAGCCTCTATCTGGTCAAGCGCTGCCTGTTCACTAGCATTCAGTCGCTCCGATGAATCATCGTGTAGCTCAAACGGATTTGCTCGCCCATCAGCATCGGGATCGGTCGTGGTGTCAAATCGCGGCGGTTTTGTTGCTGTTGCCATATGCCTCCAATTATACTACACTGCTCCGTACCCGCCGAGTGGTGTTTCTGATGGTAGTTGGTGTCGAGAGATCGGCGAGGTGTTGATGAGTTCGTATTCGGTGTCGCTGGCCTGAATCTGGATGTGAACGTGGTTTTGTCCGGCAAAGAATAGCCCCTGCCCCACCGGGAAATTGGCGAGGCGTTTTTGCTCTTCCTCGGTTAGCTTGAAGACACTGGAAAGGACATCAACGGCGCTGGTTGATTGCTTGAGCAATAGC is drawn from Candidatus Saccharibacteria bacterium oral taxon 488 and contains these coding sequences:
- a CDS encoding CHAP domain-containing protein; translation: MERKLVLQRVVIVISIISLLFGSSPVFAELNTDQLRATFEDNSILFSNNSEDTNCSPNAAQRAGDAAGELVGEDNLKKAFNYFISKGAPKFVAAAIVGNLYQESKGNPILRQNKGSEPNPLKAGGKYHPWNPSKPAGMGDAWGIAQWDPGVAVLYWQQQAGVQGDVTSLEVQLAIVWWQLQNLAPTSRKNVLAEMTASGNVNEATSIMVKKFFGAGIPRTDIRAAYANKAMSWEPDPSIAAAAASGAATNCSDDSGGGGGTISEGGLNEEQAKKFMMNYGENKNNESQKAMGGYLWNNCNGGGSNCVSFSVFFLNKFTSTKGVYTPGNGEAVVSYLRSNRRVPTGKTPKVGAIFSWNGGRYGHTGVVLGIHGDTVIVGQASCSGPGKGRGDGTQSGGGSGFIRVGKINETKAWLGRLPDEFAYPEVDMSAVASYVGASTSGGGGNVAL
- the dnaA gene encoding chromosomal replication initiator protein DnaA, with amino-acid sequence MNSQAIWQGVLGEIEVSIPPSSFSTWFKSTELDIISANEVAVLSPNPFVLTQLEKRYYQRIADGLKRSGLAVSTIHFRPKKTAARKQRLSRDEPNSAAATQPIIKQSKKSATNLNPRYTFDNFIVGSSNDLAHAACQAIAASPGTKYNPLYLYGGSGLGKTHLMQAVGNEIIKRQPSARVLYTTTETFVSEFLDSIRFKKKGFSDKYRNVDVLIVDDMQFIANKEKTQDEFFHTFNDLHQNDKQIIISSDKPPKSIPTLTDRLRSRFEWGMTIDVQMPDYETRCAIVTAKAGLSNVELSADVVEYLATNFKTNIRELEGALNQLLAYAEMQNITPDAETAEGLLGNIKRSRPQHITAKQIIDKTARHFGVEVKDVCSPKRDKYIMQPRQIAMYLLRSELKMSFPKIAQELGRKDHTTAIHSVDKISKEMLISVNIREQINDIRDKLYV
- the dnaN gene encoding DNA polymerase III subunit beta; the protein is MKLTVTQENLARALANVGRIAASRNELAILNNILLRTDGSRLVVAATNLEIASTQYVGAKVERPGSITIPARLVSEFVASLPSGTVELEVKDEHLHLTADKFSSVINGVVADEFPELPTVDEQTAVRLDMSADELKKAVSQTIIATSSDATRAVLTGVYWHTYNGELYLAATDGYRLAEKRLMRFDGEITAIVPASTLQEVLRSLDTETSDVSLFFDETQVGFRTDHLEIVSRLIDGKFPDYRQLIPKLAETEVVIRKADFLRITKVASLFARESGGGITLKASHEQALLSIHSIASELGENTSEASAEVSSDGEITLNSRYLIESLGATDGETVTFSFNGKLSPCVIREQTPTPDCMHIVMPLKR